A single uncultured Methanolobus sp. DNA region contains:
- a CDS encoding iron-sulfur cluster assembly scaffold protein, with product MKFPYTEKVLEHFKNPRNVGKLENPDGKGLEGSPACGDMVAVYLQVNPDTQVIDDIKFESYGCASNIATASIITELAKGKTVEEAKKISWQEATEELGGLPPVKAHCSVLAVEGLRAAIRDYEEKHGLVSEQEPTTVDVIRSRLKHVMNPMAGLDIIRTELVTKMEINDGVVRVLIDLPSNHQFAANIKEEVSEKLESLRDVNEVNVVFTE from the coding sequence ATGAAATTCCCGTACACAGAAAAGGTGCTTGAGCATTTCAAGAACCCACGCAATGTAGGAAAACTTGAGAATCCTGATGGAAAAGGACTGGAAGGCAGCCCTGCTTGTGGTGATATGGTTGCTGTCTATCTTCAGGTAAATCCAGACACACAGGTAATCGATGATATTAAATTCGAGTCATATGGATGTGCTTCAAACATTGCTACTGCTTCTATAATAACCGAACTTGCAAAAGGCAAGACAGTTGAAGAAGCAAAAAAGATAAGCTGGCAGGAAGCCACAGAGGAACTGGGAGGACTTCCTCCTGTAAAAGCCCACTGTTCCGTACTTGCAGTTGAAGGACTACGTGCAGCCATCAGAGATTATGAGGAAAAGCACGGCCTTGTAAGCGAACAGGAACCAACCACTGTTGATGTTATAAGAAGCAGGTTGAAGCATGTAATGAACCCTATGGCTGGCCTTGATATTATCAGGACCGAACTGGTCACTAAAATGGAGATCAATGACGGTGTCGTAAGAGTGCTTATTGACCTGCCATCTAATCACCAGTTCGCAGCAAACATCAAAGAAGAGGTTAGTGAGAAGCTCGAATCACTCCGGGATGTTAATGAGGTAAACGTTGTCTTTACTGAGTAA
- a CDS encoding cysteine desulfurase family protein — MLEEMTYLDNSASTRLDERVLDAMKPYFFDTYAVATSEFGYSMGIEAKEGLEEAREVIANSLSATPEEIVFTSGDTESSNMAIKGVCTALKKKKGQHIIVSKIEDFAVLNTAKNLEKQGCSVDYISVDAEGFVNLEELRSKIREDTVLVSIQHANQEIGTLQNLDAIAKICKEKDVLSHTDATHSYMRVPIDVSKTPIDLISMSSHTIHGPRGVGALYVRKGTPITKWMDGGYQETDRRAGLENIPGAVGFAKAVELVTDKENEFLATLRDYTIKRVFEEIPHVTLNGSKKQRTPQNANITFHYVEGESMTLHLDMRGFAVSTGSACFSRSLEASHVILGIGGDHERAHGSIRFTFGRYNSMSDVDAVVDAIKEIVKQLREISPLYNKEA, encoded by the coding sequence ATGTTAGAAGAAATGACCTATCTCGATAATTCAGCAAGTACCCGTCTGGACGAAAGAGTTCTGGATGCAATGAAACCATATTTCTTTGATACCTACGCAGTAGCTACATCAGAATTTGGATATTCCATGGGAATCGAGGCAAAAGAAGGCCTGGAAGAAGCCAGAGAAGTAATAGCAAACTCATTAAGCGCCACACCGGAAGAAATTGTGTTTACATCCGGTGACACCGAATCAAGCAACATGGCAATAAAAGGCGTATGCACAGCCCTGAAGAAAAAGAAAGGGCAACATATTATTGTCTCAAAAATTGAGGATTTTGCGGTCCTGAATACTGCTAAGAACCTTGAGAAACAAGGCTGCAGTGTGGACTACATCAGTGTTGATGCAGAAGGCTTTGTGAACCTTGAGGAACTCAGGAGCAAGATACGGGAAGACACTGTCCTTGTATCTATCCAGCATGCAAATCAGGAAATTGGCACTCTTCAGAACCTGGATGCTATAGCAAAGATATGCAAGGAAAAGGATGTGCTGTCCCATACCGATGCAACTCATAGCTACATGAGAGTACCAATCGATGTATCAAAAACACCCATTGACCTGATAAGCATGTCATCTCACACTATTCACGGACCAAGAGGTGTCGGTGCATTATATGTCCGCAAAGGGACACCTATCACTAAATGGATGGACGGCGGGTATCAGGAAACCGATCGTCGTGCCGGACTTGAGAATATCCCTGGTGCAGTAGGTTTTGCAAAAGCTGTAGAACTTGTCACAGATAAAGAAAATGAGTTTCTGGCAACACTACGGGATTATACTATTAAAAGAGTGTTCGAAGAGATCCCACATGTCACACTGAACGGAAGCAAGAAACAAAGAACACCACAGAATGCAAACATAACTTTCCATTACGTAGAGGGAGAATCCATGACCCTGCACCTTGATATGAGAGGATTTGCAGTGAGCACCGGCTCTGCATGTTTTAGTCGTTCGCTGGAAGCCAGTCATGTTATTCTCGGAATTGGCGGGGATCATGAAAGAGCACACGGTTCGATCAGGTTCACATTCGGCCGCTATAACAGTATGAGCGATGTGGATGCTGTTGTGGATGCTATAAAAGAGATAGTAAAGCAACTCAGGGAAATTAGTCCCCTGTACAATAAAGAGGCATGA
- a CDS encoding DsrE/DsrF/DrsH-like family protein has translation MTEKAVIIAHSGDLDKIYSALIVANGALAMGMDASVFFTFWGLQCLKKNGLDKGPLSRMNLLGLGKWMVKSRMKKANVVSLEKLMDDFKELGGKVIACEMTMEIMGIKEEQLDTRWIDEYGAVGTYIMEAKDAKITLFI, from the coding sequence ATGACAGAGAAAGCAGTAATAATAGCACATAGTGGCGACCTTGACAAAATATACAGTGCACTTATTGTTGCAAATGGAGCACTTGCCATGGGAATGGATGCTTCTGTTTTTTTCACATTCTGGGGCCTTCAATGCCTTAAAAAGAATGGGCTTGACAAAGGACCACTTTCAAGGATGAATTTACTCGGACTTGGAAAATGGATGGTAAAAAGCAGGATGAAAAAAGCCAACGTAGTATCGCTTGAAAAGCTCATGGATGATTTCAAAGAACTTGGTGGAAAAGTGATCGCCTGCGAGATGACCATGGAGATCATGGGAATCAAAGAAGAGCAACTTGATACCCGATGGATTGATGAATACGGTGCTGTTGGCACTTACATTATGGAAGCAAAAGATGCTAAGATAACTCTATTTATCTAA
- a CDS encoding sulfurtransferase TusA family protein, which yields MTETNIDVRGQTCPVPLVECRKAIRKASPGDEIIILGTHPASKKEIPMACEAMGLEIMEVDENDNKEWKIRIKM from the coding sequence ATGACAGAAACAAACATTGATGTGAGGGGACAGACCTGCCCGGTCCCCCTTGTAGAATGCCGTAAAGCAATTCGAAAAGCTTCTCCCGGAGATGAGATCATCATTCTGGGAACACATCCGGCTTCCAAAAAAGAAATACCCATGGCTTGTGAAGCGATGGGACTTGAAATCATGGAAGTTGATGAAAATGATAATAAAGAGTGGAAGATTCGCATCAAAATGTGA
- a CDS encoding metallophosphoesterase, producing the protein MKQELHRLLQDTFDIFKSEGALVHVNSSKALIVGDIHGNLEALEFILCIRKSLKCDHIVFLGDYVDKGLHSMQVLERILKMKLREPDTFILLRGNHETREMNRVHGLYDELLDEDLFLAANRTFEEMPISAVINDSIFCVHGGIPGPVGLESINKEEAFHFLWNDPSGCAGISASIRGSRPQCFGEDVFNEFMDKNELSLMIRGHTALFTGHAWCFDRKMLSIFSCPEYIGKSNNASFALLKGDELSIITFGRTGNCYSLVRNNF; encoded by the coding sequence ATGAAACAAGAGCTACACAGACTTTTGCAGGATACATTTGATATCTTCAAATCAGAAGGTGCATTGGTACACGTAAACTCATCGAAGGCCCTGATCGTCGGAGATATTCATGGAAATCTTGAAGCACTTGAATTCATCCTGTGCATTCGAAAGTCACTGAAATGTGACCACATAGTTTTTCTTGGGGATTATGTTGACAAAGGACTGCATTCCATGCAGGTTCTGGAAAGGATCCTCAAAATGAAATTACGCGAACCTGATACTTTTATTTTATTACGTGGAAATCATGAAACAAGAGAAATGAACAGGGTTCATGGACTTTATGATGAACTACTTGACGAGGATCTATTCCTTGCGGCAAATCGCACATTTGAGGAAATGCCAATTTCTGCTGTTATCAATGATTCTATTTTTTGCGTACATGGCGGTATTCCGGGACCAGTCGGCCTGGAAAGTATAAACAAAGAAGAAGCTTTTCATTTTTTATGGAATGACCCCAGTGGCTGTGCGGGAATAAGTGCATCCATTCGTGGATCACGACCCCAGTGTTTCGGAGAAGACGTATTTAATGAGTTTATGGATAAAAATGAGCTTTCCCTGATGATACGTGGGCATACAGCCCTTTTTACAGGTCATGCATGGTGTTTTGACAGAAAAATGCTTTCAATATTCTCCTGTCCTGAATATATAGGCAAATCCAATAATGCATCTTTTGCTCTGCTAAAAGGTGATGAATTATCGATAATCACATTTGGAAGAACTGGTAATTGCTACTCGTTAGTCCGCAATAACTTCTGA
- a CDS encoding sulfatase-like hydrolase/transferase: protein MAPFKNIKTINPERKTDTLNFSLIYCTFLLILCLFTVQAGANTVEEIGTVNTPHGAVILIIDGLSSCYVYPEYTPFAIDGSVLEKADVPKMQEMFENSCRILDVTVPQTFTEGGHSVIATGYSGADAELTGSSGTTFFDIAHDYNYLTFAIMEKGDSHGFCSKQNAVMHDTENSINEPEMVIETNMLANSVVKSISFDITELMQSHSSMLQEELDQYPEGSVERYNEYNIWAIETGIEVIEHMEKEHPEQNYILTINAGAVDCAGHYKKNSGYIACIEGIDNASYSLYETCVANDLAFILTGDHGMTFSTDDSKGGHQAEKYSVMTESQKVPLIIATKDIENVIVEGDFGQEDIAPTILEVLNIPGKLRLGDGKAIELKDYTNVEVIIPEEGELSLSKNEEILFRNNIKGNIAFQGIEPNCEYMLTFKPLSDPDSTVIQSFIAGSDISVKLLTSAQHSKSDKSYQNSRYIVGGALIGAVNLTGLLLIWKILRE, encoded by the coding sequence ATGGCACCATTCAAAAACATAAAAACGATTAACCCTGAAAGAAAAACTGATACCTTGAACTTTTCTTTGATCTACTGTACCTTTCTACTTATATTGTGTTTATTCACAGTCCAGGCAGGAGCGAACACAGTTGAAGAAATAGGAACAGTAAATACCCCTCATGGTGCCGTTATTCTCATAATTGACGGGCTGAGTTCATGTTACGTCTACCCCGAATACACACCTTTTGCAATAGACGGATCAGTTCTTGAAAAAGCAGATGTACCTAAAATGCAGGAAATGTTTGAGAACAGTTGCAGGATACTTGATGTAACTGTACCCCAGACTTTCACTGAAGGAGGACATTCCGTAATCGCAACCGGATATTCGGGAGCTGATGCGGAACTCACCGGCTCTTCAGGAACAACATTTTTTGATATTGCACACGATTATAATTACCTCACATTCGCAATAATGGAAAAGGGAGATTCACATGGTTTTTGCAGCAAACAGAATGCTGTGATGCACGATACAGAGAATTCCATAAATGAACCTGAAATGGTCATTGAAACAAATATGCTTGCAAATAGTGTAGTCAAAAGTATCTCTTTTGACATTACCGAACTAATGCAATCTCATTCTTCAATGTTGCAGGAAGAACTGGATCAATATCCTGAAGGTTCCGTTGAACGTTATAATGAATACAATATATGGGCCATAGAAACCGGCATTGAAGTTATTGAACATATGGAAAAAGAGCATCCTGAGCAGAATTACATACTTACAATAAATGCAGGTGCCGTTGACTGTGCAGGCCATTACAAAAAGAACAGTGGCTATATTGCATGCATAGAAGGAATAGACAATGCAAGTTACTCTCTTTATGAGACCTGCGTAGCTAATGACCTTGCTTTCATACTTACCGGCGATCACGGAATGACATTTTCCACTGATGATTCAAAAGGAGGACACCAGGCAGAAAAATACTCCGTGATGACAGAGTCACAAAAAGTCCCGTTGATAATAGCAACAAAAGATATCGAAAATGTTATTGTGGAAGGAGACTTTGGTCAGGAAGACATTGCACCGACTATTCTTGAAGTGTTGAATATTCCCGGAAAATTGAGACTTGGTGATGGAAAGGCAATTGAACTTAAAGATTATACAAATGTTGAAGTGATAATTCCCGAAGAAGGAGAATTATCCCTTAGCAAAAATGAAGAAATTCTGTTCAGAAACAATATCAAGGGAAATATAGCTTTCCAGGGTATTGAGCCTAATTGTGAATATATGTTGACTTTCAAACCTTTATCTGATCCGGATAGCACTGTTATTCAATCTTTCATTGCAGGCTCAGATATTTCAGTTAAACTCTTAACATCAGCACAGCATTCCAAAAGTGATAAATCCTATCAGAACTCTCGTTATATAGTAGGAGGAGCTCTGATAGGAGCTGTAAATCTTACAGGGTTGCTATTGATATGGAAAATATTAAGAGAATAA
- a CDS encoding MFS transporter, with translation MGLSNSVIPVLPEIASASSVEPDTITYTLLFSGYFIGALLTLIPFGFLADQYNHLKLIILAISLTATSGIMLTLTNNTSIMILARILEGCACGAFFPPAYAMLAEYEYKNRYLGEFNFLLNAGLASGAIAAGFLADGFIKGAIILFTALSVITLSFGITRPGIYQNKDKHNNHTTKTGKETHSYSIFLNESKKIIDLALNPMYVKTWIIAFFIFGITGVMLAYYPQYSNGMLSKPELGIVIAIVYISSMVTNLIAGRSSINYRKMINAGIILAAAGVVISIKQPLLGFTLLGIGSGIGMIGLPIAVSYMDIDKNDKGKSMGIFTTYTYMGLAFLPMIMGHFIKFNYQIMFAGTALLMILTLLLKDNTKNNS, from the coding sequence ATGGGTTTATCCAACTCGGTCATTCCAGTATTGCCAGAAATTGCATCCGCTTCCTCAGTAGAACCAGATACAATTACATACACTTTACTTTTTTCCGGCTACTTTATCGGAGCATTGCTGACCTTGATACCTTTCGGATTTTTAGCAGACCAGTACAACCACTTGAAATTGATCATTCTTGCAATTTCCCTTACAGCAACCTCCGGCATAATGCTTACACTAACCAACAACACATCCATTATGATACTGGCAAGAATACTGGAAGGCTGTGCATGCGGCGCTTTTTTCCCACCTGCCTATGCAATGCTTGCAGAATATGAATACAAGAACCGATACCTGGGTGAATTCAATTTCCTCCTCAATGCAGGACTGGCATCAGGAGCAATAGCTGCTGGATTTCTGGCAGATGGATTCATCAAAGGAGCGATCATACTTTTCACAGCACTTTCAGTAATTACGCTCAGCTTCGGAATAACCCGACCAGGAATTTATCAAAACAAGGACAAACATAATAACCATACCACAAAAACAGGAAAAGAAACGCATTCGTACAGCATTTTCCTGAATGAATCTAAAAAGATAATTGACCTTGCACTAAACCCAATGTATGTAAAGACATGGATAATTGCATTCTTCATTTTCGGAATAACAGGAGTAATGCTAGCTTATTATCCACAGTACAGTAATGGCATGCTTAGCAAACCTGAACTTGGAATTGTGATCGCTATTGTATATATTAGTTCCATGGTTACCAACCTCATTGCAGGAAGATCAAGCATAAATTACAGGAAAATGATTAATGCAGGAATCATCCTTGCTGCTGCAGGAGTCGTTATCTCCATCAAACAGCCACTTTTGGGCTTCACACTTCTTGGAATTGGTTCCGGTATTGGCATGATAGGCCTGCCAATAGCAGTTTCTTACATGGACATTGATAAGAATGATAAAGGGAAGAGCATGGGTATTTTTACCACATATACATATATGGGACTTGCTTTCCTACCCATGATCATGGGTCATTTTATCAAATTCAACTATCAGATCATGTTTGCAGGAACTGCATTACTTATGATCCTCACACTTTTACTGAAAGATAATACTAAAAATAATAGTTGA